A window from Solanum stenotomum isolate F172 chromosome 7, ASM1918654v1, whole genome shotgun sequence encodes these proteins:
- the LOC125870147 gene encoding uncharacterized protein LOC125870147 — translation MKAAIFKQKTQLQWFREGDANTKYFHSLMRGRRRKLFIHQISNESGEWIQGDVNIARATCAHFQNIFTGHQDNINEEILQCIPRLITDEQNKALKANPAIEQVKQVVFPLNPNSAAGPDGMNGNFFQVCWDIIKEDLYRAVLAFFCGHNMPKYMTHACLVLLPKVDHPNKLSEFRPISLSNFSNKIISKLLSIRISPILSNLFLENQSGFVRGRSISENIMLAQEIIQGIKKPKEGDNVVIKQDMAKAYDRVSWAYTCLVMRKMGLVSDQLINRDKSHFMLHVDSPQGIAEMIKEEAGFTQKDNPINYLGCPLLTLVKHVLHSIPFHTMAAISPPKTTFHYIKRLTADFFRGREKDKKKYHWASWENITFPYDEGGLGRANPVAKKWDTGQSLVWKYISNNKSQVEEHIICKIISVPKGVADQPIWKLTDNGKFTCASAWENIITKRPKNKLYSYIWNRHIPFKVSFLLWRALRRKLPTNDKTTTFGVPPVKCSCCIKAGWDTIDHIFVTGHFAIHIWQYHSAILGVRHDKIPLNNLVTRWWTMEHTNEVQKLLYHTMPIIISWNLWKNSCSAKYVGKQSSSARTKFMIIKDTSLLLNTVFPYLQ, via the exons ATGAAGGCTGCCATTTTTAAACAGAAGACTCAACTTCAGTGGTTCAGGGAAGGAGATGccaatacaaaatattttcattctcttatgagaggaagaaggagaaagttATTCATCCACCAGATCAGTAATGAAAGTGGGGAATGGATACAAGGAGATGTTAATATTGCTAGAGCTACCTGTGCACActtccaaaatatttttacagGCCACCAGGATAACATCAATGAGGAGATCCTTCAATGCATACCTAGACTGATCACTGATGAACAAAATAAAGCTCTAAAGGCTAATCCTGCTATTGAACAAGTGAAGCAGGTGGTTTTTCCCTTGAATCCTAATTCAGCAGCAGGACCAGATGGTATGAATGGAAATTTTTTCCAGGTGTGTTGGGACATCATCAAAGAGGACCTCTACAGAGCAGTGCTAGCCTTCTTCTGTGGTCACAATATGCCTAAATACATGACTCATGCCTGTTTGGTTCTTCTTCCAAAGGTTGATCACCCCAACAAACTGTCTGAATTCAGGCCTATAAGCTTGAGCAATTTCTCAAATAAGATCATTTCCAAGCTCCTTAGTATCAGAATATCACCTATCTTGTCAAacctttttttagaaaatcagAGTGGTTTTGTAAGAGGTAGAAGCATTTCTGAGAACATTATGCTGGCTCAGGAGATCATTCAGGGCATCAAGAAGCCCAAGGAGGGGGATAATGTAGTGATTAAGCAAGACATGGCCAAGGCGTATGACAGAGTGTCCTGGGCTTACACTTGCTTGGTCATGAGGAAAATGGGTTTA GTGTCTGACCAGCTTATTAATCGAGACAAGAGCCACTTCATGCTCCATGTTGACTCTCCTCAAGGCATTGCGGAAATGATTAAAGAGGAAGCTGGTTTTACACAGAAGGACAACCCAATTAACTACCTAGGATGTCCTCT ATTAACTCTAGTGAAACATGTCCTCCACTCCATTCCCTTTCACACCATGGCTGCTATTTCCCCTCCTAAAACCACCTTTCACTATATCAAAAGGCTTACTGCTGATTTCTTCAGGGGAagagaaaaagataagaaaaagtACCACTGGGCTTCCTGGGAAAATATCACTTTTCCTTATGATGAAGGGGGTCTGGGG AGAGCTAATCCTGTTGCTAAGAAGTGGGATACGGGTCAATCACTGGTCTGGAAATACATCAGCAATAATAAATCTCAGGTTGAAGAACATATCATATGCAAGATTATTTCTG TTCCAAAAGGTGTTGCAGACCAACCTATCTGGAAACTTACTGATAATGGGAAATTCACGTGTGCTTCTGCATGGGAGAATATCATAACCAAAAGACCCAAAAATAAGCTGTACAGTTATATATGGAACAGACACATTCCCTTCaaggtttcatttttattatggaGAGCATTGAGAAGGAAATTGCCTACTAATGACAAAACAACTACATTTGGAGTTCCCCCTGTTAAGTGTTCCTGTTGTATCAAGGCTGGCTGGGATACGATTGATCACATATTTGTGACGGGACACTTTGCTATTCACATTTGGCAATATCATTCAGCTATTTTGGGAGTTAGGCATGACAAGATCCCTTTGAATAATCTGGTCACGAGATGGTGGACCATGGAGCATACAAATGAAGTCCAAAAACTCCTATATCATACAATGCCTATTATCATCAGCTGGAACCTTTGGAAGAACAGTTGCTCAGCTAAATATGTAGGGAAACAATCGAGCAGTGCAAGAACCAAGTTCATGATCATCAAAGACACTTCACTGCTTCTCAATACTGTTTTTCCTTATCTGCAATGA